One segment of Calditerrivibrio sp. DNA contains the following:
- a CDS encoding Hsp20/alpha crystallin family protein, translating into MLERFKPSFPSAFNELSTIQEEINKIFNRFFSTKDLAVTSFSPKLDLSENDNEFKVVVDVPGFDEKDIEVHFENGVLSIKGKKEEEKVDEKENYYHRERFSGSFVRHISIPKPIKLDNVKATFKNGVLSIVLPKEEEVKPKAIKINIE; encoded by the coding sequence ATGTTAGAGAGGTTCAAGCCATCTTTTCCTTCTGCTTTTAATGAACTTTCAACTATTCAAGAGGAGATCAACAAAATTTTTAACAGGTTTTTTAGCACAAAAGATTTAGCTGTTACCTCTTTTTCACCTAAGCTTGATCTATCTGAGAATGACAATGAGTTTAAGGTTGTAGTGGATGTACCTGGGTTTGATGAAAAGGATATTGAGGTACATTTTGAAAATGGTGTGCTGAGTATTAAAGGTAAGAAAGAGGAAGAAAAGGTGGATGAGAAGGAGAACTATTATCACAGGGAGAGGTTCTCCGGTTCTTTTGTAAGGCATATATCTATTCCAAAGCCTATAAAGCTTGATAACGTTAAGGCTACTTTTAAGAATGGGGTTTTGAGCATAGTATTACCAAAAGAGGAGGAAGTCAAGCCTAAGGCCATTAAGATCAATATCGAGTAA
- a CDS encoding TonB family protein → MIFIYFTKLPDQKKEQKKEPTYVDIIKFPRKPVKILPEKYEIENGKQSIEKRPQNIIPESYAPKIGDFKVPIEEKKDPVVKKEEEHKPPKIEPSPIETVEEKHEEVKREQPVVQEKKDEQKVEEKKKLTKEQMAKILNPKDVIGDIAKKENKEEEVDFNRFEVKYTSYFYKFKQRLYNVWRYPSESVLKGEQGTVRIKFSILKDGTITNINLVSSSGYSALDRAAVDALKTMGKVPLPESFGLNILNVDGYFIYTISGMWIR, encoded by the coding sequence TTGATATTTATTTATTTTACTAAGTTACCAGATCAAAAGAAAGAACAAAAAAAAGAGCCTACTTATGTGGATATCATAAAGTTTCCCCGTAAGCCTGTTAAGATTTTGCCTGAAAAATATGAGATTGAAAATGGGAAACAGAGTATTGAAAAAAGACCTCAAAACATAATTCCTGAAAGCTATGCTCCAAAAATAGGTGATTTTAAAGTACCGATTGAGGAAAAAAAGGATCCTGTTGTAAAAAAAGAAGAGGAGCATAAACCCCCAAAAATAGAACCATCTCCCATAGAGACGGTGGAAGAGAAACATGAGGAGGTAAAAAGAGAACAACCGGTAGTGCAGGAGAAAAAAGATGAACAGAAGGTTGAGGAAAAGAAAAAACTTACAAAGGAGCAGATGGCAAAGATTTTAAATCCAAAGGATGTGATAGGAGATATAGCTAAGAAGGAAAACAAAGAGGAGGAGGTGGATTTTAATCGTTTTGAGGTTAAATATACATCATATTTTTATAAATTTAAACAAAGACTGTACAATGTATGGCGTTATCCCTCTGAATCTGTTTTGAAAGGTGAACAAGGTACTGTTAGAATAAAATTTTCCATATTAAAAGATGGAACAATTACCAATATAAATCTGGTAAGTAGTTCTGGTTACTCTGCGCTGGATAGAGCTGCGGTAGACGCACTAAAAACAATGGGTAAGGTACCACTACCAGAAAGCTTTGGTTTGAATATATTAAACGTAGATGGATATTTTATCTATACAATCAGTGGGATGTGGATAAGATAA
- a CDS encoding anthranilate synthase component I family protein: protein MIFPDKERFLSLAENYNRITVYKEIAGDIFTPIALLRNFSNERNIFLLESANLDKTFSRYSFFGFNPQKIVRFKDGKLFVESGSKKTEVDINPMDYLNNEILSFNGYADEVFGGFCGGYVGYFGYEMANYFGFLREKLKEDSKMDLMALMLVDEFYVFDNHCGKMYAAKSVKVDKEPSKNYDLAVKKLSEMANIILSFNFDNFESDDIGEVIRDFEEKEFIDTVNRIKNDIESGELIQCVLSNKYTLKGKINPVTLYRTLRNVNPSPYMFYLKFEDYVLSGSSPEIHLKVVGDKAILKPIAGTYPVGDDLEKIKKELLNDSKEISEHLMLLDLARNDLYTGCDSDSVHVDKSFEAEVYSHVVHIVSEVSGRMKKGENALKLFMKTFPAGTVTGAPKVRAMELINHYEKSPRGFYAGCTGYLSFNGNLDTCITIRSALVKKDETIFRAGAGIVYDSVPEKEHLEVERKLAALNAAVKRIKTLEESNVFIS, encoded by the coding sequence ATGATATTTCCCGACAAAGAAAGATTTTTGTCTTTGGCTGAAAATTACAATAGGATAACTGTTTATAAGGAGATAGCTGGGGATATTTTTACTCCCATAGCTCTTTTAAGAAACTTTTCCAATGAAAGGAATATCTTTTTACTTGAAAGTGCTAACCTTGATAAGACATTTTCGCGTTATTCTTTTTTTGGGTTCAATCCTCAAAAGATAGTTAGATTCAAAGATGGTAAACTTTTTGTAGAATCTGGGTCTAAAAAGACAGAGGTTGATATCAATCCTATGGATTATCTCAATAATGAGATTTTATCATTCAACGGTTATGCAGATGAGGTTTTTGGAGGCTTTTGTGGTGGTTATGTGGGATACTTTGGGTATGAGATGGCAAATTATTTCGGTTTTTTAAGGGAAAAGCTCAAGGAAGATAGTAAAATGGACCTTATGGCACTGATGCTTGTGGATGAGTTCTATGTATTTGATAATCATTGTGGCAAAATGTATGCTGCAAAGTCTGTAAAGGTGGATAAAGAACCTTCGAAAAACTACGATCTTGCGGTTAAAAAGTTAAGTGAGATGGCTAATATAATTCTTAGCTTTAATTTCGATAACTTTGAATCCGATGATATTGGGGAAGTTATAAGGGATTTTGAAGAAAAAGAGTTCATAGATACGGTTAATAGGATAAAAAATGATATTGAAAGTGGTGAACTTATTCAATGTGTTCTTTCTAATAAATATACCCTCAAAGGTAAAATAAATCCTGTAACCCTTTATAGGACGTTACGAAACGTTAATCCTTCACCTTATATGTTCTATCTTAAGTTTGAGGATTATGTTCTATCGGGTTCATCTCCAGAGATACATCTAAAGGTTGTTGGTGATAAAGCGATTTTAAAGCCTATAGCAGGTACGTACCCAGTAGGTGATGATCTTGAGAAGATCAAGAAGGAACTCCTCAATGATTCAAAGGAGATTTCGGAGCACCTCATGTTACTCGATCTTGCTCGTAACGATCTTTACACTGGGTGTGATTCAGATTCTGTTCATGTGGACAAGAGTTTTGAGGCAGAGGTTTATTCCCATGTTGTGCATATTGTTTCTGAGGTTTCTGGGAGAATGAAAAAAGGTGAAAATGCTTTAAAACTATTCATGAAGACCTTTCCAGCAGGTACGGTGACAGGTGCCCCAAAGGTCAGGGCTATGGAGTTGATCAATCATTACGAAAAAAGTCCAAGGGGTTTTTACGCTGGATGCACTGGGTATTTATCTTTTAATGGGAATTTGGATACTTGCATAACCATTAGAAGTGCCCTTGTTAAAAAAGATGAAACAATCTTTAGAGCAGGTGCTGGGATAGTATATGATAGTGTCCCTGAAAAGGAGCATTTGGAGGTGGAAAGAAAGCTTGCAGCCCTAAATGCAGCTGTGAAAAGAATAAAAACACTGGAGGAAAGTAATGTATTTATTAGTTGA
- a CDS encoding aminodeoxychorismate/anthranilate synthase component II — MYLLVDNYDSFTFNLKALFESVGAKVHVIKNDDYISADKFQGIILSPGPSNPTNAGTTLRYIEEYQGKKPIFGVCLGMQSISHVLGYGFRRAKSIMHGKVDTIKIVKNTVLLKGLPTEFKAVRYHSLVVDAPPQYVTSISMFDGEIMSFEDFERKLFGVQFHPESYLSEYGAEIAYNFINVCEG; from the coding sequence ATGTATTTATTAGTTGATAACTATGATTCTTTCACTTTTAATCTAAAGGCACTTTTTGAGTCTGTAGGAGCTAAGGTACATGTCATAAAAAATGATGATTATATATCTGCTGATAAATTTCAGGGGATTATCCTTTCGCCTGGTCCTTCTAATCCCACCAATGCTGGTACTACATTGCGCTACATTGAAGAGTATCAGGGTAAAAAGCCCATTTTTGGTGTCTGCTTGGGTATGCAATCTATTAGTCATGTTTTGGGATATGGTTTTAGAAGGGCAAAGTCGATTATGCATGGTAAAGTAGATACTATAAAGATAGTAAAAAATACTGTGTTGCTAAAGGGGTTGCCTACTGAGTTTAAGGCTGTGAGATACCATTCCCTGGTTGTGGATGCACCACCCCAATATGTTACATCGATATCTATGTTTGATGGGGAGATTATGTCTTTTGAAGATTTCGAGAGAAAGCTTTTTGGTGTTCAGTTCCACCCTGAGTCGTATCTAAGTGAATATGGTGCTGAAATAGCATATAACTTTATAAATGTATGTGAAGGTTAG
- a CDS encoding radical SAM protein: protein MHKKWDLKWMAWEVTSKCNLKCVHCRSSSDLHSSEGAFTLDKCYKFMDDISEFASPVVVLSGGEPLLRKDLFDIAKYGTQKGFRMCMATNGVLVTDDVCTKIKESGIKIVSLSLDGSTKEIHDDFRGQKGAFDGVMNAVSLFKKHGIQFIINSSFTKRNQHDIENVYKLAKSLGATAWYMFLIVPTGRGEEIMNELVSKEDYEKILNWHYEMERDENEILVRPTCAPQYYRIWHERSKQEGRDTDRRSLTFSTGGGKGCIAGQSICFVNSEGDVYPCSYFPFSAGNVFREKFKDIWEKSTLFTDLRNFKAYEGKCGVCKYLGVCGGCRARAYAVDGSYMKEEPFCDYIPTNYKCGV from the coding sequence ATGCATAAAAAATGGGATTTAAAATGGATGGCATGGGAAGTGACCTCTAAATGTAATCTTAAATGTGTACACTGCAGGTCTTCTTCTGATTTACATTCCTCTGAAGGGGCTTTTACATTGGATAAGTGTTATAAATTTATGGATGATATCTCAGAGTTTGCATCTCCTGTGGTGGTGCTTTCTGGGGGTGAACCACTTTTAAGAAAAGATCTTTTTGATATAGCTAAATATGGTACTCAAAAGGGCTTTCGCATGTGTATGGCTACCAATGGTGTTTTGGTAACTGATGATGTGTGTACCAAGATCAAAGAATCAGGGATCAAGATAGTTTCTTTGAGCCTTGATGGTTCCACAAAGGAGATCCATGATGACTTTAGAGGGCAAAAGGGTGCCTTCGATGGTGTGATGAATGCAGTCTCCCTTTTTAAAAAGCATGGCATTCAGTTTATCATAAACTCCTCTTTTACAAAAAGAAATCAACACGACATAGAAAATGTTTATAAACTTGCCAAGTCATTAGGTGCTACAGCTTGGTATATGTTCCTTATAGTGCCCACTGGTAGAGGTGAAGAGATAATGAATGAGCTTGTAAGCAAAGAGGATTATGAGAAGATTTTGAATTGGCACTACGAAATGGAAAGGGATGAAAACGAGATCCTTGTAAGACCTACTTGTGCTCCCCAGTACTACAGAATTTGGCATGAGAGAAGCAAACAGGAGGGCAGAGACACTGATCGTAGGAGCCTCACTTTTTCTACTGGTGGTGGCAAAGGGTGTATTGCTGGGCAGAGTATATGTTTTGTCAATTCGGAGGGGGATGTTTACCCATGCTCTTATTTCCCATTTTCTGCAGGAAACGTTTTTAGGGAAAAGTTCAAAGATATTTGGGAAAAGTCTACCCTTTTTACAGACTTGAGAAACTTCAAAGCTTATGAGGGTAAATGTGGGGTGTGCAAATATCTTGGTGTTTGCGGTGGTTGTCGAGCTAGGGCGTATGCTGTGGATGGTTCATACATGAAAGAAGAACCGTTTTGTGACTATATACCAACAAACTACAAATGTGGTGTATGA
- the mce gene encoding methylmalonyl-CoA epimerase, translating to MLHKIDHVGIAVRSLEDALNFYRSIGVTPYHFEEVQSQKVKVAFIKVGESNIELLEATSPDSPIAKFIEKRGEGIHHIAYEVEDISKALEMLKAQGCQLIDNEPKPGAHGKMIAFVHPKSTNGVLTELSQPGEGH from the coding sequence ATGTTACACAAAATCGATCATGTGGGTATAGCTGTAAGGTCTCTGGAGGATGCTCTTAATTTTTATAGATCTATAGGTGTTACCCCGTATCATTTTGAAGAAGTGCAGTCTCAGAAGGTTAAGGTGGCTTTTATCAAAGTGGGGGAATCAAATATTGAGCTTCTGGAGGCAACAAGCCCTGATAGCCCTATAGCTAAATTTATAGAAAAAAGGGGTGAAGGGATACACCACATAGCTTATGAAGTGGAGGATATATCAAAGGCTCTTGAGATGTTGAAGGCACAGGGTTGTCAATTGATAGACAATGAGCCCAAACCAGGTGCCCATGGTAAAATGATAGCTTTTGTTCATCCAAAGAGTACAAATGGAGTTCTGACGGAGCTTTCCCAACCAGGTGAAGGGCATTAA
- the gatB gene encoding Asp-tRNA(Asn)/Glu-tRNA(Gln) amidotransferase subunit GatB: protein MKFEPVIGLEVHVQLDTNTKIFCSCSTEFGGEPNTNVCPVCLGMPGVLPVLNEKVVEYTIKAGLALNCTIQNRSIFARKNYFYPDLPKNYQISQYELPICLNGYVDIKTENGIKRIGITRIHMEEDAGKLIHGENLGNPNSSYIDYNRTGTPLIEIVSEPDMRSSEEAKLYLENLKKILEYIGVSDCSMEKGSLRCDANVSVRPIGQKEFGTKVEIKNMNSFKNVQKAIDYEIRRQISEIQSGNLIVQETRLWDPDRGVTVSMRSKEESHDYRYFPDPDLVPVVVENSYIEKLKRELPDLPDKVYQRLLTEYHLPEYDAEVLSSSRGIAEFFFRVAFKCKNYKAISNWIQTEMLRVMNEKLVSIDAVGISPDDLAELIGLIDEGVISVKIAKDVFDEVINSKKSPKTVVEEKGLVQIVDESALEAVVVKVLEMSPKEVERYKNGETKLIGFFVGQIMKETKGKANPKIVNELLLKLLK from the coding sequence ATTGGTTTAGAGGTTCATGTTCAGCTTGATACCAATACAAAGATTTTTTGTTCTTGTTCTACAGAGTTTGGGGGTGAACCAAATACTAATGTTTGTCCAGTATGCTTAGGTATGCCTGGGGTACTGCCTGTTTTGAATGAAAAAGTGGTGGAATATACTATAAAGGCTGGTTTAGCCCTTAACTGCACCATTCAAAATAGATCTATTTTTGCCCGTAAGAACTATTTTTATCCAGATTTACCAAAAAACTATCAGATATCCCAGTATGAACTACCGATCTGTTTGAACGGATATGTGGATATAAAAACAGAAAATGGTATAAAAAGGATAGGTATTACAAGGATACACATGGAAGAAGATGCTGGCAAATTGATACATGGAGAGAATTTAGGTAATCCCAATTCGAGCTATATAGATTATAACAGAACTGGTACCCCACTTATTGAGATAGTAAGTGAACCGGATATGAGAAGTTCTGAAGAAGCCAAACTGTATTTGGAAAATTTAAAAAAGATCCTTGAATATATAGGTGTTTCTGATTGCAGTATGGAAAAGGGTTCTTTGAGATGTGATGCGAATGTATCTGTGAGGCCTATTGGGCAAAAGGAGTTTGGAACAAAGGTTGAAATAAAAAATATGAACTCTTTTAAAAATGTTCAAAAGGCCATCGATTATGAGATAAGAAGGCAGATCAGTGAGATTCAAAGTGGTAACTTAATAGTACAGGAGACTAGACTCTGGGATCCCGATAGAGGGGTTACAGTCTCAATGAGGAGTAAAGAGGAGTCCCATGATTACAGGTATTTTCCTGATCCGGATCTTGTACCTGTTGTTGTCGAGAATTCCTATATTGAAAAGCTTAAAAGGGAGTTGCCAGATCTTCCCGATAAGGTGTATCAAAGGCTTCTTACTGAGTATCATCTACCTGAGTATGATGCGGAAGTACTGTCTTCCTCCAGAGGGATAGCAGAATTTTTCTTCAGGGTTGCTTTTAAATGTAAAAATTATAAGGCTATTTCAAACTGGATTCAAACTGAGATGCTGAGGGTAATGAACGAAAAACTTGTGAGTATAGATGCTGTGGGAATTTCTCCCGATGATTTGGCAGAACTGATTGGATTGATAGATGAGGGGGTTATTTCTGTTAAGATTGCAAAGGATGTTTTTGATGAAGTAATAAATAGTAAAAAATCTCCGAAAACAGTAGTTGAAGAAAAAGGGCTTGTACAGATTGTAGATGAGTCTGCTCTTGAAGCTGTAGTTGTAAAAGTTTTGGAAATGTCGCCTAAAGAGGTTGAAAGGTATAAAAATGGTGAAACGAAACTTATAGGATTTTTTGTTGGGCAGATTATGAAGGAAACAAAAGGTAAAGCTAATCCAAAGATTGTTAACGAGCTATTGTTAAAACTATTAAAATAG